From the genome of Drosophila melanogaster chromosome 2L, one region includes:
- the His4:CG33881 gene encoding histone H4: MTGRGKGGKGLGKGGAKRHRKVLRDNIQGITKPAIRRLARRGGVKRISGLIYEETRGVLKVFLENVIRDAVTYTEHAKRKTVTALDVVYALKRQGRTLYGFGG; this comes from the coding sequence ATGACTGGTCGTGGTAAAGGAGGCAAAGGCTTGGGAAAGGGTGGCGCCAAGCGTCATCGCAAAGTGCTGCGTGATAACATCCAAGGTATCACGAAGCCTGCTATCCGCCGTTTGGCCCGTCGAGGCGGTGTGAAGCGCATATCTGGACTCATATACGAGGAAACGCGTGGCGTTCTGAAGGTTTTCTTGGAGAACGTAATTCGTGATGCCGTGACCTACACGGAACACGCCAAGAGGAAGACAGTTACAGCCCTGGATGTTGTGTACGCTCTGAAGAGGCAAGGCCGCACCCTCTACGGATTTGGCGGTTAA
- the His1:CG33834 gene encoding histone H1, which produces MSDSAVATSASPVAAPPATVEKKVGQKKASGSAGTKAKKASATPSHPPTQQMGDASIKNLKERGGSSLLAIKKYITATYKCDAQKLAPFIKKYLKSAVVNGKLIQTKGKGASGSFKLSASAKKEKDPKAKSKVLSAEKKVQSKKVASKKIGVSSKKTAVGAADKKPKAKKAVATKKTAENKKTEKAKAKDAKKTGIIKSKPAATKAKVTAAKPKAVIAKASKAKPAVSAKPKKTVKKASVSATAKKPKAKTTAAKK; this is translated from the coding sequence ATGTCTGATTCTGCAGTTGCAACGTCCGCTTCCCCAGTGGCTGCCCCACCAGCGACAGTTGAGAAGAAAGTGGGCCAAAAAAAGGCATCTGGATCTGCTGgcacaaaggcaaaaaaaGCCTCTGCGACGCCGTCacatccgccaactcagcaaATGGGGGACGcttccattaaaaatttaaaggaaCGTGGCGGTTCATCACTTCtggcaatcaaaaaatatatcactgCCACTTATAAATGCGACGCCCAAAAGTTAGCGCCATTCATCAAGAAGTACTTAAAATCGGCCGTGGTCAATGGAAAGCTTATTCAAACTAAGGGAAAGGGTGCATCTGGATCTTTCAAACTGTCGGCCTCTgccaagaaggaaaaggaTCCGAAGGCAAAGTCGAAGGTTTTGTCTGCTGAGAAAAAAGTTCAAAGCAAGAAGGTAGCCTCTAAGAAGATTGGTGTCTCCTCCAAAAAAACTGCCGTTGGGGCTGCTGACAAAAAGCCCAAAGCTAAGAAGGCTGTGGCTACCAAAAAGACTgccgaaaataagaaaactgagAAGGCAAAAGCCAAGGATGCCAAGAAAACTGGAATCATAAAGTCGAAGCCCGCCGCAACAAAGGCGAAAGTGACTGCAGCGAAGCCAAAGGCTGTAATAGCGAAAGCGTCAAAGGCAAAGCCAGCGGTGTCtgcaaaacccaaaaagacggTGAAGAAAGCATCGGTTTCTGCTACCGCCAAGAAGCCGAAAGCGAAGACTACGGCTGCCAAAAAGTAA
- the His1:CG33837 gene encoding histone H1, whose protein sequence is MSDSAVATSASPVAAPPATVEKKVVQKKASGSAGTKAKKASATPSHPPTQQMVDASIKNLKERGGSSLLAIKKYITATYKCDAQKLAPFIKKYLKSAVVNGKLIQTKGKGASGSFKLSASAKKEKDPKAKSKVLSAEKKVQSKKVASKKIGVSSKKTAVGAADKKPKAKKAVATKKTAENKKTEKAKAKDAKKTGIIKSKPAATKAKVTAAKPKAVVAKASKAKPAVSAKPKKTVKKASVSATAKKPKAKTTAAKK, encoded by the coding sequence ATGTCTGATTCTGCAGTTGCAACGTCCGCTTCCCCAGTGGCTGCCCCACCAGCGACAGTTGAGAAGAAAGTGGTCCAAAAAAAGGCATCTGGATCTGCTGgcacaaaggcaaagaaaGCCTCTGCGACGCCGTCacatccgccaactcagcaaATGGTGGACGcttccattaaaaatttaaaggaaCGTGGCGGTTCATCACTTCtggcaatcaaaaaatatatcactgCCACTTATAAATGCGACGCCCAAAAGTTAGCGCCATTCATCAAGAAGTACTTAAAATCGGCCGTGGTCAATGGAAAGCTTATTCAAACTAAGGGAAAGGGTGCATCTGGATCTTTCAAACTGTCGGCCTCTgccaagaaggaaaaggaTCCGAAGGCAAAGTCGAAGGTTTTGTCTGCTGAGAAAAAAGTTCAAAGCAAGAAGGTAGCCTCTAAGAAGATTGGTGTCTCCTCCAAAAAAACTGCCGTTGGGGCTGCTGACAAAAAGCCCAAAGCTAAGAAGGCTGTGGCTACCAAAAAGACTgccgaaaataagaaaactgagAAGGCAAAAGCCAAGGATGCCAAGAAAACTGGAATCATAAAGTCGAAGCCCGCCGCAACAAAGGCGAAAGTGACTGCAGCGAAGCCAAAGGCTGTAGTAGCGAAAGCGTCAAAGGCAAAGCCAGCGGTGTCtgcaaaacccaaaaagacggTGAAGAAAGCATCGGTTTCTGCTACCGCCAAGAAGCCGAAAGCGAAGACTACGGCTGCCAAAAAGTAA
- the His2A:CG33832 gene encoding histone H2A, which produces MSGRGKGGKVKGKAKSRSNRAGLQFPVGRIHRLLRKGNYAERVGAGAPVYLAAVMEYLAAEVLELAGNAARDNKKTRIIPRHLQLAIRNDEELNKLLSGVTIAQGGVLPNIQAVLLPKKTEKKA; this is translated from the coding sequence ATGTCTGGACGTGGAAAAGGTGGCAAAGTGAAGGGAAAGGCAAAGTCCCGCTCAAACCGTGCCGGTCTTCAATTCCCTGTGGGCCGTATTCACCGTTTGCTCCGGAAGGGAAACTACGCAGAGCGTGTTGGTGCAGGCGCTCCAGTTTACCTAGCTGCCGTAATGGAATATCTGGCCGCTGAGGTTCTCGAGTTGGCTGGCAATGCTGCTCGTGACAACAAGAAGACTAGAATTATTCCGCGTCATCTGCAACTGGCCATCCGCAACGACGAGGAGTTAAACAAGCTGCTCTCCGGCGTCACAATTGCACAAGGTGGCGTGTTGCCTAATATACAGGCTGTTCTGTTGCCCAAGAAGACCGAGAAGAAGGCCTAA
- the His3:CG33833 gene encoding histone H3: MARTKQTARKSTGGKAPRKQLATKAARKSAPATGGVKKPHRYRPGTVALREIRRYQKSTELLIRKLPFQRLVREIAQDFKTDLRFQSSAVMALQEASEAYLVGLFEDTNLCAIHAKRVTIMPKDIQLARRIRGERA, encoded by the coding sequence ATGGCTCGTACCAAGCAAACTGCTCGCAAATCGACTGGTGGAAAGGCGCCACGCAAACAACTGGCTACTAAGGCCGCTCGCAAGAGTGCTCCAGCCACCGGAGGTGTGAAGAAGCCCCACCGCTATCGCCCTGGAACCGTGGCCTTGCGTGAAATTCGTCGCTACCAAAAGAGCACCGAGCTTCTAATCCGCAAGCTGCCTTTCCAGCGTCTGGTGCGTGAAATCGCTCAGGACTTTAAGACGGACTTGCGATTCCAGAGCTCGGCGGTTATGGCTCTGCAGGAAGCTAGCGAAGCCTACCTGGTTGGTCTCTTCGAAGATACCAACTTGTGTGCCATTCATGCCAAGCGTGTCACCATAATGCCCAAAGACATCCAGTTAGCGCGACGCATTCGCGGCGAGCGTGCTTAA
- the His4:CG33889 gene encoding histone H4 — MTGRGKGGKGLGKGGAKRHRKVLRDNIQGITKPAIRRLARRGGVKRISGLIYEETRGVLKVFLENVIRDAVTYTEHAKRKTVTAMDVVYALKRQGRTLYGFGG, encoded by the coding sequence ATGACTGGTCGTGGTAAAGGAGGCAAAGGCTTGGGAAAGGGTGGCGCCAAGCGTCATCGCAAAGTGCTGCGTGATAACATCCAAGGTATCACGAAGCCTGCTATCCGCCGTTTGGCCCGTCGAGGCGGTGTGAAGCGCATATCTGGACTCATATACGAGGAAACGCGTGGCGTTCTGAAGGTTTTCTTGGAGAACGTAATTCGTGATGCCGTGACCTACACGGAACACGCCAAGAGGAAGACAGTTACAGCCATGGATGTTGTGTACGCTCTGAAGAGGCAAGGCCGCACCCTCTACGGATTTGGCGGTTAA
- the His2B:CG33890 gene encoding histone H2B translates to MPPKTSGKAAKKAGKAQKNITKTDKKKKRKRKESYAIYIYKVLKQVHPDTGISSKAMSIMNSFVNDIFERIAAEASRLAHYNKRSTITSREIQTAVRLLLPGELAKHAVSEGTKAVTKYTSSK, encoded by the coding sequence ATGCCTCCGAAAACTAGTGGAAAGGCAGCCAAGAAGGCTGGCAAGGCTCAGAAGAACATCACCAAGACcgacaagaaaaagaagcgcaAAAGGAAGGAGAGCTATGCCATCTACATTTACAAGGTTCTCAAGCAGGTCCATCCTGACACCGGAATTTCGTCGAAGGCGATGAGCATAATGAACAgctttgtaaatgatattttcgAGCGAATTGCTGCCGAAGCGTCTCGTCTAGCTCACTACAACAAGCGCTCGACCATCACCAGTCGGGAGATCCAAACGGCTGTTCGCCTGCTTTTGCCTGGAGAGTTGGCCAAGCATGCTGTCAGTGAGGGAACCAAGGCTGTCACCAAGTACACCAGCTCTAAATAA
- the His1:CG33831 gene encoding histone H1 encodes MSDSAVATSASPVAAPPATVEKKVVQKKASGSAGTKAKKASATPSHPPTQQMVDASIKNLKERGGSSLLAIKKYITATYKCDAQKLAPFIKKYLKSAVVNGKLIQTKGKGASGSFKLSASAKKEKDPKAKSKVLSAEKKVQSKKVASKKIGVSSKKTAVGAADKKPKAKKAVATKKTAENKKTEKAKAKDAKKTGIIKSKPAATKAKVTAAKPKAVVAKASKAKPAVSAKPKKTVKKASVSATAKKPKAKTTAAKK; translated from the coding sequence ATGTCTGATTCTGCAGTTGCAACGTCCGCTTCCCCAGTGGCTGCCCCACCAGCGACAGTTGAGAAGAAAGTGGTCCAAAAAAAGGCATCTGGATCTGCTGgcacaaaggcaaagaaaGCCTCTGCGACGCCGTCacatccgccaactcagcaaATGGTGGACGcttccattaaaaatttaaaggaaCGTGGCGGTTCATCACTTCtggcaatcaaaaaatatatcactgCCACTTATAAATGCGACGCCCAAAAGTTAGCGCCATTCATCAAGAAGTACTTAAAATCGGCCGTGGTCAATGGAAAGCTTATCCAAACTAAGGGAAAGGGTGCATCTGGATCTTTCAAACTGTCGGCCTCTgccaagaaggaaaaggaTCCGAAGGCAAAGTCGAAGGTTTTGTCTGCTGAGAAAAAAGTTCAAAGCAAGAAGGTAGCCTCTAAGAAGATTGGTGTCTCCTCCAAAAAAACTGCCGTTGGGGCTGCTGACAAAAAGCCCAAAGCTAAGAAGGCTGTGGCTACCAAAAAGACTgccgaaaataagaaaactgagAAGGCAAAAGCCAAGGATGCCAAGAAAACTGGAATCATAAAGTCGAAGCCCGCCGCAACAAAGGCGAAAGTGACTGCAGCGAAGCCAAAGGCTGTAGTAGCGAAAGCGTCAAAGGCAAAGCCAGCGGTGTCtgcaaaacccaaaaagacggTGAAGAAAGCATCGGTTTCTGCTACCGCCAAGAAGCCGAAAGCGAAGACTACGGCTGCCAAAAAGTAA